DNA sequence from the Actinacidiphila yeochonensis CN732 genome:
TCGGGGCCTTCATCTACAACCTCTCCTCGGGTTTTGTGGGCGGTATCGAGCTGACCCTGGCCGAGGACGAGTAACGGATTTGGGGCACAGCCCCCGTGTGCGCTAATCTTTCCGTGCAGCGCGGGGCTATAGCTCAGACGGTTAGAGCGCTTCCCTGATAAGGAAGAGGCCACAGGTTCAAGTCCTGTTAGCCCCACTCGCGTTGAAAGTGGCGGGCCCTCGGGCCCGCCACTTTTGTCGTACCGGGCTGTAGTGGGCTGTACGGCCAGGTCAGCGGCCCGGTCGGAGGCGGGGCGCGGGCAGGCCCGCGGAGTGCCGGAACGGGCCGCCGCCGAAGCGGGTGGCAGGTCACCGTTCGGTATCGACTGCTGTGTATAGTCGGGCTGGTCAGCAGCCGTCTCGCACCAGAAGGAGGAGGGTCACGAGATGAAGAAGATTCTCCTGATCGCACTGGCCGCCGTCGCCGGTCTGTTCGTTTACCGGCAGATCCAGGCGGACCGCGCAGAGCAGGACCTGTGGACGGAAGCCACCGACTCGGTCCCGGGCGGTAGCGGCTCGAACGTCTGAGACGCCGAGCGCACGCCCCGCACGGGGGCGTGCGGGTGCTCTCCGGGCCCCGACCGCACGACGCGGCCGGGGCCTTCGCCGTGGGTGAGGGGGGACGATCAGCGCATGACACGCACGACGTTCACCGCGGGCGCGGTCCTGATCCTGCTGGCCGTGCTCAGCGGGCCGGCGGTGGCCGACGGCGGTAACGGCGGAGGTGGCGGCGCGGCCCCGGCCGCCCGGGCTCCGGCGCTCTGGCAGCCGCGGGGGCCCGAGCTGGCGGGCGCCGACAACACCACGGACGCGCCGCAGATGAAGCCCGACGTGACCTTCCGCGACACCATCGCGCCGGGCCAGACCCGCATGTACGGGCTGGCGCTCGACTCCGTGTCCACCGCCTACGCGTCGGTGTTCGCCGTCCCGCCGACGGGCGCGGCCGTCTCCCTGGCCGACGGCATCGAGCTCAAGCTCACCGCCCCCGACGGCACCGAGTGCGACGGCTACGACGACCACTTCGGCGACGACGGCGACGCCCACCCGCTCGGGGGCGCCGTGGTGCGCTCCACCGGCCCGGACGACGACTGCGCGAGCGCCGACCAGTACACGCTCCAGGTGCACCGCACCAGCGACGGGAAGGGCGACGACCAGCGCCCCTGGGCGCTGGAGCTGCGGACGGTGCTGGAGCCCGCGCTGAAGCCCGGTACCGCCCCGGTGGCGCCCCAGCCCACCGTCAGCGCCTCCCCGACCCCGCTCACCGCCGGCACGTCCCGGCCGGCCCACGGCGGCGTCAGCCCGGAGACGGCCGCCGCGGTGAAGACCGGCGTCTGGAAGGACCGGGTGCTGCCGGGTGAGACCCGCTTCTACGAGATCCCCGTCGACTGGGGCCAGAGCGCCACGATCTTCGCCGACTTCTCCAACGCCCCGGCCGCCGGCACCGGCGTCTTCGTCGGCTCCGGCGTGCGGCTCGCCGTCTACAACCCGCTGCGGCAGTTCGTGCACGACCGCGAGGACATCTACGACGGCAACCCGGCCGCCCTGTCCGAGCAGCTGGCGCCCGTGGCGTACGGCAACCGCGACTCCGACGACGACAGCGTGGCGCCCGTGCGGTGCGCCGGCTGGTACTACGTCGCGCTGACCGTGAACCCCAGGCTGGCCAAGGTGCTCCCGGACGGGCTGCCGGTGACGTTGCGGGTGCAGGTCTCGGGCACCGTCCAGCCCGCGCCGGTGTACGCCTCGGACCCCTCCGGTGCCGGCATCGGGGTGGGCGGCCACGACCTGGCGCAGGCGGACGGCACCGCCACCGGCGGCTCCGGCTCCTCCGGCCGGCCGGCCCTGCGGCTGGTCGCCTACGGCGCCTTCGGCCTCGGCGCCCTGCTCCTGCTCGCCCTGGCCGGCTGGTACGGGACGGCGTGGCGGCGGACGGGCGCGGCGGCGCGGCACGGCGGCTGAGGT
Encoded proteins:
- a CDS encoding DLW-39 family protein produces the protein MKKILLIALAAVAGLFVYRQIQADRAEQDLWTEATDSVPGGSGSNV